Sequence from the Kineosporia succinea genome:
ACCGGGCCTCGCACCGCCCGCACGAGTTGTCCGGCGGGGAGAAGCAGCGCACGGCCATCGCCCGCGCCGTGGTGAACGAGCCGTCGCTGATCCTGGCCGACGAGCCCACCGGGGCGCTGGACACCCGCACCGGCGCGGCGGTGATGGAGCTGCTCGACACGCTCAACCGCCAGGGCACCACCATCGCGGTGATCACCCACGACCGGGACCTGGCCGCGGCGCTGCCCCGGGTGGTCCGGGTCCGGGACGGGCTGGTGACGTCGTGAGAGGCGTGCGGCTCTCGCCGGCCGACCTCGTCGGGCTGGGCCTGGTCGGGTTGCGCACCCGCAAGCTCCGGGCGGCGCTGTCGGCCCTGGGGATCGCCGTCGGGATCGCGACCACGGTCGTGGTCTCCGGCATCCCGGCCTCCAGCCAGCAGGCCCTGCTGCGCCAGCTGACGCTCCTGGGCACGAACACGCTCAAGGCCGAGGTCTCCACGACCGGCGCGAGCCCGGTCCGGCTCCCCGTCGACGCGGCCCGGCGCGCCGCCCGGATCGGGCCGGTCGAGACGGCCGCCGCGCTCGGCAACACCCAGCAGAACGTGCGCCGCACCGATCGCTCCGAACCGGGCGACGGCGTCGGGATCAGCGTGCTGGCGGCCGAGAGCGGCCTGCCGGCGACGGTGAACGCGACGGTGGCGTCCGGTCGTTTCCTCGACGCGGCCACCGAGCGCTTTCCCACGGTCGTGCTCGGGCACCAGGCCGCCTCGTGGCTGGGGGTCGCGCGGGCCACCCCGGCCGACTCCCCCATGGTGTTCATCGGGCAGCGCTGGTTCACCGTGGTCGGGGTGCTCGAACCGGTGCGCCTGGCCCCGGAACTCGACCAGGCCGTCATGGTGGGTGTCCCCGCGGCCCGGAGCTACCTGGGCTACGACGGGCACCCCTCGACCATCTACCTGAAGGCCCGGGAGGACTCCGTCGAGGACGTGCGCGACGTGCTCGGCGCCACCGTGCACCCCCAGGCGGCGGGGCTGGTGCAGGTGAGCCGGCCGTCCGACGCGCTCGCCGCCAAGAGGGCCACCCAGAGCACGTACGCGGGCCTGTTCCTGGGGCTGTCCGGGGTGGCGGTGCTGGTCGGCGGGATCGGGGTGGCGAACACCATGATCATCTCGGTGCTGGAGCGGCGCCGGGAGATCGGCCTGCACCGGGCGCTGGGGGCCAGCGGACGGCAGATCCGCGGGCAGTTCCTGATCGAGGCGGCGCTGCTGTCCGGGTTCGGCGGGCTGGCCGGGACCGGGATCGGGGTGCTGGCCACGATCTCCTACGCCCTGCACCAGAACTGGCCGCCGGTGCTGCCTCTCACCGCCGTGCTCGCCGGTCTGGCCGGCGCCCTGGTCATCGGCGTGGTGGCCGGGGTGTACCCGGCGGTGAGGGCGTCGCGGATCGCCCCGTCGGTGGCGATGGCGGCGCCGGGGTGACCGCGCGGCACCCCGACGCCGGCCGGTGGTGCCTACGACGGCGGTCGGCGGTCCTTCCACGGCGCCGCGACCTCCAGCTGCGCGGCCACGGCCAGCAGGACCCGCTCGGCCCCCGGGCGGCCCACCAGCTGCACGCCCGTGGGGCGGCCCTGCTCGTCGGAGGCCAGCGGCAGTGAGATCGCGGGCTGGCCGGTCATGTTCACGAACGGCGTGAACGGGGCGAAGGCCTGAGCCCGTTCCAGACCGGCCAGCGGGTTGGCCGGTTCCGGGCCGAGAGCTCCGACGGGCAAGGAGGGTTCGGCCGTGGTCGGGGTGAGGAGCAGGTCGTAGTGGTCCCACCACGTCAGCACCGACCGGATGAAGGCGGGGGCAGCGGCGAAGGCGGATTCCCTCTCGGTGGAGCTCATCTGGGCGCCGAGCGTGGCCAGCGCCCAGTTCAGGGGTTCCACGTCGGCCTCGGTCAGTTCCCGGCCGAGCCGGCGCGCGACCTCCTCGAAGACCTCGAGGATGCCGGTCGCGAAGTAGGCGGAGAAAAGCCGGCCGAGCGTCGCGTCGCCCAGGGCCGTGGGGAAACCCGGCTCGACGTGATGTCCCAGTTCCTCGAGCTGCCCGGCCGCGAGGCGCACGGCCGCGGCGCAGGCCGGGTGCACGGGCGAACCGTCGATCCGGCTGTCCAGCAGGCCGATCCGCAGGGGTGCCGGGGTGACGTCAGCCGCCGTGGGCCCGGGCTGCGTGAGGTCCAGCAGCAGGGCGGCGTCCCGGACCGACCGGGTCACGACGAACTCCGAGATCAGGGCCTGGACCGAGACCGGCGGACCGGAGTCGGCCGGGCGCGAGGGCTTGAGCCCGACCAGGCCGCAGCCGGACGCCGGGATCCGCAGGGAACCGGCGGCATCGCTCGCGTGGGCGGCCGCGACCATTCCGGCGGCGACGGCGGCGGCCGACCCTCCGCTGGACCCTCCGGGCGATCGGCTGAGGTCCCACGGGTTGCGGGTCACGCCCCAGGCCCGCGACTCGGCGGTGGGGAGCGTGCCGAACTCCGAACTCGTCGTGCGCCCGACGACGACGAGGCCGGCGGAGCGGAACAGGTCGACCAGCGGGCTGTCTCGGTCCGCGGCCCGGGACTGCGCCTTCAGCGCGCTGTTCGCGTCCGTGCGCACCTGGCCGGCCACGTCCGCGGTGAGATCCTTGACCAGGAACGGGACGCCCGCCAGGGGCCCCTCGGCGCTCCCGGCGGCTTCCCGGGCCTGATCGAAATACCTGGTGGTGACGGCGTTCAGCGCCGGGTCCAGGTGCTCGATGCGCTCGATCGCGGCGTCGAGCAGGTCGGCGGGCTTGATCTGGCCCCGGGCGAGAAGGTCTTTCTGATCGGTGAGGTCGAGCCAGCGGGTCTGTTCGGCCAAGGAACCCATGTCTACCTTTCGGGGAAGCGAGC
This genomic interval carries:
- a CDS encoding ABC transporter permease, with the protein product MRGVRLSPADLVGLGLVGLRTRKLRAALSALGIAVGIATTVVVSGIPASSQQALLRQLTLLGTNTLKAEVSTTGASPVRLPVDAARRAARIGPVETAAALGNTQQNVRRTDRSEPGDGVGISVLAAESGLPATVNATVASGRFLDAATERFPTVVLGHQAASWLGVARATPADSPMVFIGQRWFTVVGVLEPVRLAPELDQAVMVGVPAARSYLGYDGHPSTIYLKAREDSVEDVRDVLGATVHPQAAGLVQVSRPSDALAAKRATQSTYAGLFLGLSGVAVLVGGIGVANTMIISVLERRREIGLHRALGASGRQIRGQFLIEAALLSGFGGLAGTGIGVLATISYALHQNWPPVLPLTAVLAGLAGALVIGVVAGVYPAVRASRIAPSVAMAAPG
- a CDS encoding amidase, which translates into the protein MGSLAEQTRWLDLTDQKDLLARGQIKPADLLDAAIERIEHLDPALNAVTTRYFDQAREAAGSAEGPLAGVPFLVKDLTADVAGQVRTDANSALKAQSRAADRDSPLVDLFRSAGLVVVGRTTSSEFGTLPTAESRAWGVTRNPWDLSRSPGGSSGGSAAAVAAGMVAAAHASDAAGSLRIPASGCGLVGLKPSRPADSGPPVSVQALISEFVVTRSVRDAALLLDLTQPGPTAADVTPAPLRIGLLDSRIDGSPVHPACAAAVRLAAGQLEELGHHVEPGFPTALGDATLGRLFSAYFATGILEVFEEVARRLGRELTEADVEPLNWALATLGAQMSSTERESAFAAAPAFIRSVLTWWDHYDLLLTPTTAEPSLPVGALGPEPANPLAGLERAQAFAPFTPFVNMTGQPAISLPLASDEQGRPTGVQLVGRPGAERVLLAVAAQLEVAAPWKDRRPPS